TAGCTTCATTAACTCCTTTAGTTACAGCTTTTGAAGTTATAGTAGCTCCAGTTATAGCTTGTATTTCATTGCCTTTAGCTGAAGAAGCTTTAGTAACCTGCAAATCTTTTTCTATAGATTTTCCTTTATATTGACCATAAAATTCAGGTTTTTCAGAATTAGCACCTAATCCAGGAGTTTCAGATTGAGATAAAATCTTAATTCCCTGAACCTTTCCATCAGTTGAAATTCCCACCATTAATTCTATATTTCCGCCATAGCCCTTAGTGTTAAGCTTCATGGCATAACCAATAGTTTTACCGCTTTTTAAAGCTTCATTAACTTCCACAATGTTTTCAGTTAATTTGATATCTTTCTTTTTAAATGTATCACTATCAGATAATAACTCTTGCATAGCTTCTTTATTTGTTTTCTCAGCTTGAATTGCAATAGGTTCTTTTGTAATGGTATAAGCACAGCCAAGTATCAATCCAGCAAAGGCAGTTATTACTAATAGAAGAAATCCTAATTTAAG
The DNA window shown above is from Haloimpatiens massiliensis and carries:
- a CDS encoding RnfABCDGE type electron transport complex subunit G, giving the protein MNKKESSLKLGFLLLVITAFAGLILGCAYTITKEPIAIQAEKTNKEAMQELLSDSDTFKKKDIKLTENIVEVNEALKSGKTIGYAMKLNTKGYGGNIELMVGISTDGKVQGIKILSQSETPGLGANSEKPEFYGQYKGKSIEKDLQVTKASSAKGNEIQAITGATITSKAVTKGVNEAINFYKNNLKGGNN